In Cardinium endosymbiont of Culicoides punctatus, the genomic window GATTATAAAGAGCAAGCTGCAGAAATATTGCAGTTAACAGCAAAAGACATGTCAAACTTTGGGTTAGTAGATCAGCTTATTCAAGAACCCATAGGAGGGGCACATAGAGATCTTGCAGCGGCAGCAACGGCAGTAAAGGAAACTATTTTAACCCATTTAAACGATTTAGAGCATCAACCTATAGAAATTTTAATAAAAAATCGAACAGAAAAATTTTGCGCCATGGGACAAGTAGGTTAAGCCAATTAAACATGTATCACCATGTTTTAGCTACTTTTACTCCTTAAAGCAAGATAATAAGGTATTTATTATTTTTTAATTACATATGAAAAACTTTGTTGCCAATTTAAAATGGCGTGGCATGATCCATGATATGGTACCAGGTACAGAAGAACACCTCAATAAGAATATGGTTACAGGGTATGTAGGCTTTGATCCCTCGGCTCCTTCTCTGCACCTTGGCAACTTGGTAACGATCATGCTATTAAAACATCTTCAAGAAGCTGGCCATAAGCCTATTGCAATTGTAGGGGGGGCTACTGGTATGATTGGAGATCCTTCTGGACGTTCCAAAGAGCGCATCTTTCTAACAGAAGAGACATTGCGTTACAATCAGGAATGTATTAGTCTTCAATTAGAAAAATTTCTGGATTTTTCTTCTGGAAAGAACAAGGCGGAACTGCTTAATAATTTTGATTGGCTGAAAACCTTCTCTTTTATAGATTTTTTGCGTGATATAGGCAAACATATACCTATTGGATATATGATGGCTAAAGATAGTGTAAAACAACGGATAGAGACTGGGTTATCTTATACGGAATTTGCCTACCAATTATTGCAAGGATATGACTTTTACCATCTTTTTATACACAAAAATGTGACCTTACAAATGGGAGGAGCGGATCAGTGGGGTAACTTAACTACAGGTATAGAATTAATTCGTAAAAAGGCACAAGCACAAGTTTTTGCCTTGACAGCGCCGCTACTCACCCGTGCTGATGGAACTAAATTTGGCAAAACAGCTTCTGGGGCGAATATCTGGCTAGATTCAGAGAAAACTTCTCCCTATACATTTTATCAGTTTCTTTTAAACTGTAGCGATGAAGAGGCGGAAAAGCTTATTAAGGTTTTTGCGTCTTGCCAACGAGAAGAACTGGAAGAGATTATTTTATCACATCGTGCTACGCCTGAACATAGGATATTGCAACAAACTTTGGCTAAAATGGTAACGACCATGGTTCATTCGGAACAGGCCTGTCAAAAAGCTATGGTTTGTGCTCATATTCTTTTTAGTAGTACAAGCACTCCTGATGATCTACAAAAACTAAGTGAGGAAGATTTACTTACTATTTGTGAAACCATACCGCAAGTCCATATCAAAAAAACCGACTTAGATACATCAGATGGTGTAGCATCCTTTTTATCCGTAACTACAGAGGGCATTATTACACCATCTAAATCAGAAGCAAGGAGATTAATAGCGTCAAAAGGCATTATGGTCAATAAAGAATTATTAATAGACCCCTATGAGAAAC contains:
- the tyrS gene encoding tyrosine--tRNA ligase, which codes for MKNFVANLKWRGMIHDMVPGTEEHLNKNMVTGYVGFDPSAPSLHLGNLVTIMLLKHLQEAGHKPIAIVGGATGMIGDPSGRSKERIFLTEETLRYNQECISLQLEKFLDFSSGKNKAELLNNFDWLKTFSFIDFLRDIGKHIPIGYMMAKDSVKQRIETGLSYTEFAYQLLQGYDFYHLFIHKNVTLQMGGADQWGNLTTGIELIRKKAQAQVFALTAPLLTRADGTKFGKTASGANIWLDSEKTSPYTFYQFLLNCSDEEAEKLIKVFASCQREELEEIILSHRATPEHRILQQTLAKMVTTMVHSEQACQKAMVCAHILFSSTSTPDDLQKLSEEDLLTICETIPQVHIKKTDLDTSDGVASFLSVTTEGIITPSKSEARRLIASKGIMVNKELLIDPYEKPHFKLLHDRYLLVQKGKKNHYLILVQ